TGTTCGTAGAACAGATCTCCATTCTCGTAATGAATGAACGGAATCTCCCGCATCACGAGCTGTTCAAAGATAGCCCGGCTGTTGTTCGCGGTCCGGTACAGAATCGCATGATCGCGGTACTGCTTTCCGTGCTCCCGGACCTGCTCGGTAATATGGGTCAGCAGTTGCTCCGCTTCTTGGTCGGGATCGCCTGGACGAAGGTATAGCGGTACGCTGCTGCTTTTGCGGGTCGAACGCAGCTGCTTGGGGCGGCGCCGTTCATTGACGCGGATAATTTCGTTCCCCAGCCCGACGATCGAGGAGAGAGAGCGGTAATTGATATCGAGCGTCACGACCTTAGCCCCGGGAAACGTCTGGTCGAATTCCAGGATGAATTCGTTGCGTGCCCCGTTGAAGCCGTAAATGGTCTGGTCATCGTCACCTACAACCATTAAATTGCGGTGCGGGGCGACGATTTTTTTGAGCAGCTCATAAGGCAGCAGTCCCGTATCCTGGAACTCGTCGACCATGACATAACGGTACCGCCTTTGTAGGGAGGCCAGCAAACCGGGATCTTGAGACAGCAGACGGTGGGACATGACCAGAATATCATCAAAATCCATCTGGCCATGGTCTTCCTTCCACGCTTCATAACGGGTAAAAATTTGCCTTTGCTCGACTTCTGCAGGTGTTTTGACAGGCAGCTCGTCAAGTCCGGTCATACTCATTCGATGGGCAGACCAGAGCGATAGCAACGTCTCAGCTTCGTAGCTATCCTGCAAGCCCATTTCCCGCAGGATCCGCTTCATAATAAATTGCTGATGTCTGGAATTGCTTAGGATTTCCTGCCTGTAGCCGCGGGTACGCAGCAAGTATAAGAAGAAGGAGTGGAAGGTTCTTGCCGTTACTTTGGCGGTTTCGCTAGCCCGTAAGCCGGGAAGCGCCATGATGCGTTCCTTCATCTCGGCTGCCGCCTTGGATGAGAAGGTGACAAGCAGGATGGAAGACGGATCGATCTTCTTGGCCGCAATGAGGTAGCCTGTCCGGCTGACCAGCACGGAGGTCTTCCCGGAGCCGGCGCCTGCAAGCGTAAGCAGCGGTCCTTGGGTATGTCGTACAGCTTGGATTTGGGCGCGGTTCAGCAGCATTCCCCGGGATTCCAAGCCGCGAAAAAAAGCCGCATCCGGCGCGTCATCGCTGATCAGGTCCTGGCTGTTCTCGAAGGAAGCCAGCTTGGCAAACGGAATATCCTGACGCTCTCCGCCGTATGGGCGTTTATAGAAGGGTATGGATGTCATGAAATTCACCAATCATTTCGTATTTCGATTATCGTCCTACCAGTTTACCGGATTCTCGGAAGTCTGGCAAAGCGCAGGATATGGATAAGAACCCCGGGATGCGAACACTTATGAATTCATGATGTGAATTTCAGAGGCGCACGCCAGAATTGCACTGATTTGCTCCGACACGTTTAGCCTACTAGACACGCGGATACGAACCAACTTTACCCCTGAGGAAAGTGTTATATTATTTGGGAATGTTTTTAGAAGAGCAAAGAAGAGAAGGACCATGTTCAAGGAGGAATCCCATGCTGGTTGTTATTGCTATTCTGCAGCTTATTATGATCGGCATTTTGCTGAACATCAACGGCAAGCTGAAGCCGCGAGACTATATTGCTGAAGCGATGGAGAGGGACCGCCGAATCCGGGAGGAGCGGGAGAGGAAGCGGCAAATGGAGCCATGGTCACATGAGGCAAGTGCTGACAGCGCAGATCATTCATGACCTGAATCATTTATATGAATAACAGCTATCCCGGGCTCAAAATAGGGGAGTCCGGGATAGCTGTTGCCCTTATGTGATTTTGAACATCGTGAGCATGGCTTCCTGTGGTGCACGGTGCGTAGTCCGGGGGAGGCCTGGATGGCTGTTGACATTATTCATGTCAGCAAGCCTGTTGAAGTATACGGCATTCGCCAAAAGACCATCACTCGGTCCAATTCCACAGCCGCACTTCTCCGACCCGCAGGTCGCGGACCCAGGATACCTCACGCAGGGTCAACAGCTCCTTAACGGGGCCGGTAATGACAGCACCATAGAGACGAACGCCGTTCTTTTCCACGTAAGCTAACGAAGCATCTACGTCAACAAACGGAGCCACCCGGTCGGCAATCAGGTCATACTCTTGCAGCAGCCGCAGCGATTTGATGAAGTGTTCATTCCGCAGTTTACCGTCCCCATAGGTGTCTATTGAAGGGTAATGTCCGCCGCTGGATACGATTTTGCCAAACCAACCGCGTTTTTCCTCCTTATAGGAGGTCACTGTCAAATCGTCATGATGCCAGACGGGATAAGAAGGAAAGCCGACAGGATGGGAGATTACACCGTCTCCGCGGCCGAATCGGTCATCCGGCCCGGTATCGACGGCAAACCAGACGGCCTCCATATCCCGGTTCTCGAACTGCTTCAGCAACTCGTCGGTCGAGAAGAAGCGGTTAAACGATACATAAGCCTCGGCCACGGTACCCTCTGGGAGTTTTTCAAGCCTGGACCAATCACCGCTCTTGGCGGAAGAGGTGCTAGCGTTCTGTTTTTTTGACTGTTCTTTGGGATCTTCGTCTTGATTCGAGGAAGAAGTCTCCAATGGGCTATTCGGCCGGTAGAAAATCCGTGATGGACTAGTGCGTTCGTTCCAGTCCATGTCGACGGACGGCAGCCCGAACAAGAAGTTCACGGTATATTCGCCGACGGTCACTCGTTCTTCCCCTACTTTCTTGTCTATATCCCCATACATCTCCTGCATGAAGAAGACTTTGCCCTGACTGTTGAGTCGAACGTCGATGTTAGGCTGGGATATCGAGATAGCGGAAGCGATGGCATCCCGATATTTATCGTTTCGGCTTGGGTCGCCGACACCGTAGAATAACGCTGTACCAATTGAGCTAAGGATGGATACAACTAGAAACACAGAAATAACCGTCAGCGTATTCGAGATTCGGGCCTTCCATTTGCCCCTGCGCACGATTCGCTTTTCTTTCTTGGGCGAGAGGCCGGTCTGATCGTCAGCGCGCTTGTGCATAGCGCTATTAGAAATAGAGCTTGTGTTATCCATCATTTCATCCAGGTAAGCCTGGTATTCCTCCAGCTTTTCCATTTCCCGCTCTACTTCGATTTTTTCCTCGTCACTCAAATTGCCATCTGCGTAATCCTTCAGCCGCTGTTTAAATTCTTCGCTCATAGTGTCCCTTCCTTTCGTTTCATTTCCCGCAGCCGTTGCCTGGCCCGAAATAACGTGATTTTGATATGGGATAAGGTGATGCCCATAATATCCGCCGCCTCCTGGTAGGAGAATTGATGGAAATCCACCAAGATAACCGCCTGCCGCTGCTTCTCCGGAACATCCGTCAGCATTTGCCCGATTTCTCTTTGGGCTTCTTGCTGAAGCAGGATGTTCTCCGGGGTATTGCGGTCGATCATCTGATCGAAAAAACCAGCGTCCCTCACGATGCTGCGGCTGGCCTTCCGCTGATAATCCACATAAGCGTTATGGGCAACCCGAAATAGCCATGGCTTGATTCGTTCTTCCTTCCAATCCTCGAGGTACAGATATGCCCGGTAAAAGGTTTCCTGTACCAGGTCTTCCGCCGTATGGTGATCCTATGAGAGGGAGTACAAGTAACGATAAACGTCTTTCACGTAATATTGATAAATCGATTCCAGACTGTTCAGTTTCATGTCCTCCCCTCTGTGTAACACACGTTTAGCCAGAGCATAAAGTTACACTTTCGGCTATAAAGAAATTGAGTTCAGCGATTTAACCCCTAAACCGCAAAAAACAAAGCCCGCTAGATGAGCGGGCTTCCGATAGAATATGAAGTGCTGTAGAAAAGGGGGTTACCGTAAACGGTGGGACTCACGCGCCTCTGCAGCATTCGGAAATCACTTGCTATTCTTGTCTATATAGGCCGTCAGCGTTTTGTATTGCTTGCTGTCTTTTTCGGCATAGTCCAGCGCTGTTTTTCCGGACGCGTCTTGGATGGAGGCATCCACTTTGTGCTGGTTCAGCAGCTTGTCGATGAAAAAGTCATTCTTGTGGATGACAGCCAGATGAAGCGGTGTCTGACCATCGAAATTTGGCAGGTTGTAATCAAGCTCACCAGCTTTTCCGTCCATCTGTACAAACGGGTCGTAGAGGGAGGAATCGCCGTTTAGAATCAAATAGTGCAGCAGGCCGTTGCCGGTTGCTTCGTCTTGGGAATACAACTTCGCTTCACCGGCAGCGATAACAATATAAATCTTTTGCATATTCAATTCGCCGTTCACTTCGATCAGCTTGCCAAGGTTTTTCACCAAATGGCGTTCTTGAGCAGGTGCTCCTTCGGACTCGGAAGGCGTAGTCGGGCCAACCGGGATTGCCTCTCCATTCGAGGATTTGGGAATAATCCCGATCTGATCGGCACCAACAGAGCCGACCTGATATCCAAGCGCTTCCGAGAAGTCCCGGACAGGGACATAGAGCTTGTTCTGAATGACAACGGGGGACTCGGACAGCTTGGCCTCCGAACCGTTGACCAGGATCTTGGAATGGGACGGTACGGCCTTCAGATAAACGGCAGCGCCAACAACCGTACCTACTGTCAGTGCCACGCCGACGATTGCGCCGAGTGCAAAAGCAGGAATAGAAGAGAAACGTTTTTTCATAATATCCTCCCATGGCGGTATATGGACTTTTACACCATTATATACCAATACAGCGTTACCTCAATTGAATACTCGGATCCAACACGATAATTCGCTGTTCATTTAGCGCGGTGTGTAGCAGATCATCCTTCAGTTGCTGCGTGCTGGTTATGACCTCAGGCTGGTTTGTCTTGATATCCGTTGTTAGTTTGTTCACTAATCGTTCGATCGATAGCATATCCCGATATTCTGGCGGGGAGTAGTCTTCCCAGTACTGATCTTCGCTGATGCCCATCGTATCCAGAATGCGCGAGTGCTGTTCTTGCACCTGCTGCGGCTGGGTCTGGAGCGTCTTCCGAAGATCCTTGGCCCTTTGAATTCCATCTTCCAGACTCGCCGCAACGCCTTGTTCATCGGCCAATTGAAGCATTAATTCCTTTGTTGCCATTTCTTTAAGAAGCGCAGAGTCATCAGGAAGGGGCGCGGTGCTATGCGCGAGGTTATTCTTATAGGTCGTTAAATGGGTATGTGTGATGTAGGTGGAACCAACTTGAATCAGCGCCTGTCCGTTCATGTTGTCGTTCATGCGATGATTCCGGCCCGAGCGATTCGAAGCATCCGTAAAGAAGAGTATGATGCTTACCGTCAGGACGCTTGCCACAGCGATGCTGAGAATGGTGATATACTTACGGTTTATTTTCATACCTGACACCTCTCTTGGCAGGGATATATGAAAACGAAGATATATTATAGACGTTTCGTCAGCCTGAAAGGTTCTAGAAAAATGCAAAAAAACGCCTAAAGGCACAAGGTATAAGTGTTTTCAGGCGCAGAAGTTGCATGATGATGGAATGACAGGCTTCACGTTGAAACTTACTTACGAAGCAGTCGGGTTTTATGTGCATAGATAATCGCTTTGTCCGCGAGAAAGGCAGCGTAGAGGAGCAGGAAGACCGAATAAGGAAATCCGGTACCGTCGAGGCTCGGAACCAACCATTCGGCGGCAATAAAGTACAGCAGGGTCAACAGCACCGGGAGCTGCCGTTTCAGGTGGTATTTCCAAACCGACCAGATGACACCGGCAGTCCCGGCAAACAGCATGAGGAGACGGACGGCGTCCAATGCGGATTGCACGACCTTTCGGGCTTCCTCATTTC
Above is a window of Paenibacillus sp. FSL K6-1330 DNA encoding:
- a CDS encoding UvrD-helicase domain-containing protein; this translates as MTSIPFYKRPYGGERQDIPFAKLASFENSQDLISDDAPDAAFFRGLESRGMLLNRAQIQAVRHTQGPLLTLAGAGSGKTSVLVSRTGYLIAAKKIDPSSILLVTFSSKAAAEMKERIMALPGLRASETAKVTARTFHSFFLYLLRTRGYRQEILSNSRHQQFIMKRILREMGLQDSYEAETLLSLWSAHRMSMTGLDELPVKTPAEVEQRQIFTRYEAWKEDHGQMDFDDILVMSHRLLSQDPGLLASLQRRYRYVMVDEFQDTGLLPYELLKKIVAPHRNLMVVGDDDQTIYGFNGARNEFILEFDQTFPGAKVVTLDINYRSLSSIVGLGNEIIRVNERRRPKQLRSTRKSSSVPLYLRPGDPDQEAEQLLTHITEQVREHGKQYRDHAILYRTANNSRAIFEQLVMREIPFIHYENGDLFYEQWIVKPLMDHLRLSLDRRNFTAMEGMLHTLYMNRDKGMAFIRQQDAPRPKKGPLSHLLSFPGLKDFQIENIRDRTKLIKGLKAMEPLQAVQEMRRQFYDKFLEADERQEITLHKEFIQEGLDELEASAKRFGDIAEFVEFVDRLIIIHKEMAAMKRDEHADAVRLMTIHKSKGLEFPSVCLIGASEGILPHTSALDAERREDQRPLSDKEDKALDALEEERRLAYVAITRARDELIVSSPGFYRGRKAEVSRFFRDVFVTDEQSKQGNSVPSKGGGSTPRSTFTAKRTVRIETSTSAKRSSLPSPAGRATVSTASQRSQRIGSGSGSAPSLQHQTAPAATEIVDVWLCTSANCKGWQRVNARIAAGARDRESKACPLCQSPMKQGRKEVPVHQRR
- a CDS encoding anti-sigma factor, whose product is MSEEFKQRLKDYADGNLSDEEKIEVEREMEKLEEYQAYLDEMMDNTSSISNSAMHKRADDQTGLSPKKEKRIVRRGKWKARISNTLTVISVFLVVSILSSIGTALFYGVGDPSRNDKYRDAIASAISISQPNIDVRLNSQGKVFFMQEMYGDIDKKVGEERVTVGEYTVNFLFGLPSVDMDWNERTSPSRIFYRPNSPLETSSSNQDEDPKEQSKKQNASTSSAKSGDWSRLEKLPEGTVAEAYVSFNRFFSTDELLKQFENRDMEAVWFAVDTGPDDRFGRGDGVISHPVGFPSYPVWHHDDLTVTSYKEEKRGWFGKIVSSGGHYPSIDTYGDGKLRNEHFIKSLRLLQEYDLIADRVAPFVDVDASLAYVEKNGVRLYGAVITGPVKELLTLREVSWVRDLRVGEVRLWNWTE
- a CDS encoding sigma-70 family RNA polymerase sigma factor, producing the protein MVQETFYRAYLYLEDWKEERIKPWLFRVAHNAYVDYQRKASRSIVRDAGFFDQMIDRNTPENILLQQEAQREIGQMLTDVPEKQRQAVILVDFHQFSYQEAADIMGITLSHIKITLFRARQRLREMKRKEGTL
- a CDS encoding stalk domain-containing protein, with amino-acid sequence MKKRFSSIPAFALGAIVGVALTVGTVVGAAVYLKAVPSHSKILVNGSEAKLSESPVVIQNKLYVPVRDFSEALGYQVGSVGADQIGIIPKSSNGEAIPVGPTTPSESEGAPAQERHLVKNLGKLIEVNGELNMQKIYIVIAAGEAKLYSQDEATGNGLLHYLILNGDSSLYDPFVQMDGKAGELDYNLPNFDGQTPLHLAVIHKNDFFIDKLLNQHKVDASIQDASGKTALDYAEKDSKQYKTLTAYIDKNSK